The genome window TGTCGGTTCAGGAAAAGGAACAAGAATTGATAGAACTTCCAGATTTGGAGAAATTGAGAGTTTATGTAGAAGAGGAAATCAATCGGTAATTGGTAATTAGGCAACAAAAGTTTGTAGAGACGTGCTGCTGCAAATACTGAGACGAAGTTTGTCAAAAAAATATAGAGTTTACTCGGTGGGACTGCTGGCAACAATTTATACTGAGTAGCGGTCTCAAACTTAATTTGCCGATCGAGCCGATCGCCGCCGCCTCAAGGGACACAGAGCACCAAGTAAAACTCGACTTTTGAGATCGAGTCGATCGGGTAAACAATCGAACTGACTAATAAGTAAATCCAGCCGAGGTGCAGAGCCTTTCAACAGGATTTAACTACTGTTAAAATAAACCAAAAATCCTGTTTCCGGTAGATAGCCTGCAATCAATTTGAGGGTAATCTAATAACGGGTGGGAAAAAAAGAGAAGTTTAACAGTTGTTCAACTCAAAACTGACAGCACAGGAATCAACCCCCAGAATCAAGCTATCCTGAAAGTTGACCTATGAACCTCAAACAATTTTACAAGCGCGGTTTGCACAGCGCCAAGAAAGGAAACTATGAAGCGGCGATCGACGATTTCGATCGCATACTGCAACTCAATCCCGCCGATGCCAAAGCCTATAACAATCGCGGCTTGGTTTACTATTACATGAAAGACTACCAAAAAGCGATCGCCGACCTCAGCCAAGCCCTAGATATCAATCCTAATTTCTTCGAGGCTTACTTGAATCGAGGCAATGCTTGGCGTCATCTCGGAGAACACGAAAAAGCCATTGAAGATCTAAACTGCGCTTTAGCAAATAAGCCTAACAGCCACGCTATCTACAACAACCGGGGACTTGTACTTGCTAATTTAGGAAATTACGAAGAAGCAATAGAAGACTACAATCGAGCTCTATCTATCAATTCCAACAATTATAAAACCTATTACAACCGGGGGCGCGCTTACTACCTTTTGGGAGAAAAAGAGGCAGCAACGGAAAACTTTAACCAAACGCTGCGGTTGAATCCTAAATATATCAAAGCTTACATAAATCGAGGTCTCTGTTACCACCAATTAGGAGACAACACGCAGGCGATGGCAGATTACAACACTGCACTCGCCATCGATCCAAAAAATGTTTATGCCTATTATAACAGAGGTTGCGTTCGCTATAAATTAAAACAAATGCAGCTTGCCATTGAAGACTTTGACAAAGCAGTGGAACTAGATCCGAACTATGTTAAAGCTTATCTCAACCGGGGTTTAGCGCTGTATAAACTTGGAGATATTGCGGCAGCAAATAAGGATTTTTACCACGTAATGTGCATTAATGCTGAAGCTTATTTATACTACCAAGCCCAGCGGTGTACGCCTGATATTAATTCATACTTCAAGGAAGCGCCACAGGTAGAACTTAATAATGCTGCCGAATACTACAACACAACATTAAATACGATGTCAACTTCCTTAAGTTCTGCAGCATTAAACGCGGTCTGGAATCAAGAAGATTTGGAGAACAGAGACTCGATTATCTGTGAAGGTGAATTTATTAATGATTGATTTAGTCAGCAATCAGGAAGCTTGCGTACTTAATGGGCTAAAATGTTACAATAATATCCAATTATAGCACACTAAGTACGGAATATCCATAAACATTAACTGAAACTATTCCATAATGCCATTCAAGATTTTAAGTTCAGCCGTTCTCCGGCAAGGCAAACTTCAATTTCCGTTTAACACTTCAACAATTGAATCAGTAAGTTCCTGAAAGCTTGCTCTCCCAAGCCGCCCGACAGCAGCAAGGGCTAGGTTCTCTTCGATATGTTGTGGCGCTTTCATCCCTACAAGAGCACTCAGGAGGCCAGGGGCGCTGCGGGTATATTGGAGCGCCCGCTGGCAGTCTGTTCGCAAGCTTTCGCCAAAGGCAGAAGCAATCTTTTCTGGGATCTGACCGATAACCTGCGCTTCACAGATCGACCTGCTGGCGATCGCCCAAATGCCTAAGCGATCGGCAGCTTCCAATACTGAAACTTGTTCTCCTTCGATTGTTTGAGTTGGAATTAGCACCGCTTCCGGCATCCCCATATTCAAAGGAAGCTGGATAAACCGAAACCGATCCTCTTTGTTCCCAGCTACTTCTCCAGCAATGGACTTCGCACGCGCCAAATCGATATGGTTTTTTTCAGTGGGAAGTACGCGAAAAGCATTCCAAGTTGCCAGACCGTAATTGGCAATTTTTCCAGCTAAAACCGCACCTTCAAGTACCTCAAAAACCTCTCGCAACCGATTGTAAAAAGTATCGGGTTCAACTTGAGAAAGTAGCTTTTCTGGATTGTGAAGATAGTAGACATCGATTGTGTCGATGCCGAGGTTGGCGAGGCTCCAATTAAGCTGATCTTGAATGTATTCTGGGTGGATGCAGTAACGCTCCTGGGCCAAATCTGCCATGCTGACAGTAGAGTTGCTTGGCTCGACGTACTGCTGATAAAACCAGTCTACATGGTTTGGAGTTGGATGCGGAACAACGCCGCCTTTCGTACAGATAATTAGTTCATCTCTTGAGGCTTCTCCCGATTCCAGGAGACGGCGGATAGCCTTTCCAACACTCCGTTCTCCGTACTGGTAGCGATAGTTAATTGCTGAGTCAATTACATTTGCACCCCGCCGAACTGACTCAACTACAGCTTCCGCCACAAGAGAGTCAGTATACTCATCTGGTTCCCCAAGGTAGGTGCCAATTCCAATCGAGCTGGCAACGAGCGAACCAGTTTCTCGGAAGTGATCGGCTGCACAATTTTTGTTGTGCCGTTCCCTGTAACGCCGCGTTCCTTCTGGGGTAGCTCTGCCTGCGATCGCATTACTACTTCCTAACATAAAAATCTTTTGCCTTCTCTTAAATAAACTAATCAGGACTTTCGCAAGTCTAAGTGATGCTTGATTTAAAATTCTCCTCAAAGTGAGCAAGGTAGAAACGCGAGCGATCGCGCCTCTACATTTTTAGACCAGATATTTGGGAGCCTCTATTAACTGGCGATCGACGAGATAGGAAAAATAAGTCCGAAACAAACTCGCATCCGCTTGCGGGCAGATAATGTCCGTTCCAGAAAGCCCCTTCAACGCATTCTGGCAATCGAATTGCAGCGTGGCAGATTTAGCCATTTCTGCTGACGAAACTTTTTCGGAGAAAAGACCTACAAGCGGATACAACGCATTTTCTGGAGAATATCCAGCGCGATTGATTATTTCTGCTTGCCAAGTCTCAGACGAAACTCGTTTGATTGGATAACCCATTGAGCAAATCCAGCCCAGCAATTCACTCATTTGAAACGACTGAGGGTTGACTAAATGAAAAGTCTTTCCGAGCAATTCTTTTTGCCTCGAAAGATGAACGATCGCTCGGCTCACATAGTCAACAGGCGCTACATTCATCAGCTTATCGTCATCGGGCGCACATCCAAGTTGCACGCAACCAGCGATTAACCTGTACAGTAAATCGCTGGGATTGCAGGCCCCTGTTTGGCTGTCCCCAGAAATGCGGCCTGGCCTGTAAATGCTAACAGGAATCCCGCGATCGCGCGCAATCTCTACTAGCTTTTCTGCCACCCACTTAGTCTGAGTGTAAGCGCCTTTGAGACCCTCTCCCGGAGTGAGTTCATCCTCCTCTCGCACCACCTTAATCCCAGATTCTCCCATTGCCGAGAAAACGGAAATCGTAGAAATTAAATGGACTGGTTTTAGCTTACTTTGACTCGCCAATCTCAGAACTTCCTGCGTCCCCAAAACGTTAGCGGGTTTGAGAACCGAGTAGGGATAAGTAAACTTGACAAAGGCGCCATTGTGGTAAACGACATCAATTTTACTGGCTAAAACTCGGAACTGCTCCTCGGAAAGCCCCAAAAGTGGTTGAGACAAATCTCCAGCAATTGGGATAATGCGATCGCTGCTGCTTTCATCCCAAATTAAATAGGATTCGAGGCTGCTTTGAATCCGCTTTTTAGCTGATTCTGAATCGGCAGAACGGACTAGGCAATAAATTTCTGCTTGAGTTTGTTGCAAGAGGTCGCGGAGTAAAAAGGCTCCCAAAAAGCCCGTCGCCCCTGTTAAAAGAATGCAAGCTGGTTCAGTTTTTTGCTCGCTCAATGGAGTTGCAGGGCGAATTTCCGGATCTAAAACAACTTCAGCGTTAATATCGAAACTTGCAGTGCGATCGCCCGCAGAATCAGCCCCGTGCTTCACCTCAATATTCTTTGCTAAAGCAGCGATGGTAGGCGCTTCAAAGAAACGGCGCAAGGGCAATTCCTTTTGGAAAGCATCTCTCACCTTTGCTAGCAACTGAGTAATCAGTAATGAATGTCCCCCCAAATCAAAGAAATTGTCATAAATTCCCACTTTTTCCAGCCCTAGCAACTGGGCCCAAATCTCAGCAAGCATTTTCTCAATGGGAGTGCTAGGAGCGACAAAAGTATCTGCTAAATCGGCTCTCGCGGCCTCCGGCGCTGGCAGCGCCCGCCGGTCTATTTTTCCATTAGCAGTGAGGGGCAATGCTTTCAGTACGACAAAAGCAGAAGGAACCATGTAGTCGGGCAGTTTTTCTTTTAAAAATGACCGCAGCTCGTTAATAGCGATCGCTGATTCCCTCGCGGGTACAACATAGGCCACTAAGCGCTGATTCCCCGGTTCATTTTCCAGTAGCAAAACTACTGCTTGGCGCACAGCGGAATGTTGAGATAGCCCTGCTTCTATTTCCCCCAATTCAATGCGGAACCCTCGCAGTTTAACTTGGCTGTCGGCCCGCCCTAAAAACTCAATATTTCCGTCCGGCAAATACCGAGCCAAATCTCCTGTTTTATAAAGGCGATTTGAAGGTATAGCTAAGCAATTAGAAGCAAGAATGCCTTCGGGATTTCTCAAAGGGTTGAGGATGAATCTTTCTGCGGTTAATTGGGGTTGGTTTAGATAGCCGCGAGCTAAAGAAGCACCGCCAATGTATAACTCGCCGGACACGCCAATGGCAACTGGCTGCAAGTGCGAATCAAGTAAATAAATCTGCGCGTTATTGATAGGGCGACCGAGAGGAACTGTCTCAGAAATGCAATTTTTTCGGTCTTTGATGGGATAAGCCAGCACGCCTACGGTTGCTTCTGTTGGCCCGTAATGGTTGAATACTGAACATTCTGGGGCGTATTTCTGAATAGTTTCGATCAAATTCCAACTTAAGGCCTCGCCGCCAAGGATTAATCGCTTTTTCGGCAAAACCTGCGCGGGATTAGAAGCAGTTAATAAAGCTTTTAGGTGGGAGGGAACGATTTTGAGACAGTCAATGGAATGCTGCTGAAAGTAAGCAGCGATAGCCTCTGGATCGGTGGCGCGTTCCTGGGAAATTATGTGAAGGCTTCCTCCCGTACATAAAGCTGGAAAAATTACTGTATTTCCTAAGTCTGCTGCCAAGGTAGAAACGGTTGCGAAACTGCCACCTGATGGCAGGTTTAGCTGTTCCTGAATGCTGTAGAGGTAATTGACGAGCGATCGGTGTTCAATTGCCACTCCCTTTGGCGTGCCAGTGGAACCGGAAGTATAAATGATATAAGCTAAATTTTCAGGAGAGAGAGGAGGAGAGGGAGAGGGGGAGACAGAGGGAATTTCTGCGTCTAAGCAAACGATTTTTGCCTGAGTTTTTGGCAAGTTTTCGATTAGCTGTTGTTGCGTTAATAGCACTGCCACTCCGGCATCCTGCAACATCAAGGCGAGGCGCTCTTTTGGCATGGCCGGATCGAGTGGCAAGTACGCGCCGCCTGCTTTGAGAATGCCGAGCATTCCGGCGATCGCATCCACAGATCGCTCAGCACAAATTCCCACTAATCCTTCGGATTTAACTCCTAATTGTTGTAGGTAATGAGCGATTTGGTTGGCGCGGCCGTTGAGTTCCCGGTAAGTGACTTGCTGATTTTCACAGACAACCGCAAGGCGATCTGGTACGCGCTCCACTTGTTGCTCAAATAGCTGGTGAATGCACTTGTCTGTTGGGTAATCTTTCTGTGTTTGGTTGAACTCAACTAAGACTTGGCGGCGGGCGCGATCGCTCAGAATTTCCAACTCGCCGAGAGCGGTTTCTGGGTGATTAGCTGCACTTTTTATTAAGGTGTAGAATTGCTCTGCTAAACATTGGATCGCTTGTTCCCCGATCGAGGCCGGATCGTAGTGAAACTCAGCGATGAGCGCCTCCTCTCGGCGCACGCAGGAGAGTTTAACTTTGAAGCGATCGCCGCAGACATATTGCTGGTAAATCGAAAAATCTACGCCTGCCGCCGCATACTTTTCTACTTGTTCCTCGAACTCAAAACAAAATGGAAATCCAGCCGATCCGTTGATATCTTCCCGGTTGAAATATTCCTGCCATTTATAAGCCTCGCTTTGGGATTGCTGAGTTTCCTGCCAGACTTCCTGAAAGGTAAAATTTTCTTGCAGTTGGCTGCGAAGCGGTAAAAACTTGGCAAATAGACCGAGTGCTGGCTCTAATTCTTCATATTTGCGATTGTCGAAGGCGGTGCCAATAATGATTTCTGCCTTTCCCAACAGCCGCCAGAGCAACGTTTTCCAGCAAGCTAGAAAGAAAGCAGATGTTGAGGTATTGTAGCGGCGGGCGATCGCTTCTATTTCCTCTAGTAAACTCGGTTCTATTTTAACCTCAAAACAGTTTGGTTCAAAGGCATCAGAAACGCCGCTTGTTTTATTTTCAAAAGGCAATTTTAAACTGGCTAGCGCCGAGTAATCCCGCTGAGTCCAATATTTTTTGCCCTCTGCCGCCTCTTCATCCTCAATCAATTCATTCTGCCATTCCGAATATTGGACATATTGCACCACTTCGTCGGCCAGTTCCTCACCTTGCAAGCAAGCTGCATAACACTGGCTAATTTCTCGAATTAGATTTTTGATGGTGCGGGAATCGGCGCACAGGGAAGGGAGGCTGACAAGCAAAATGTGCCTGTTTGCTGATAGAGAAATTAAGGATAAGCGCCAAATTGGATTTTGTTCAAAGTTGAAAACTGAGCGCTTTTCGTTTTGAAAAATTTCAGGGACTTTAGCCGCTTGTTCTGGCGGGGTCAAGCATTCGAGATTAACGATCTGCCAGGAAATTAAGCTGCGATCGCCGATGACTTGAATCGGAAATTTAATCCCAGAACGTCGCTGAAAGCTGGTCCGCAGAATTTCGTGGCGATCGCTGACTTTTTGCAGCGCTTCTTTTAAAGCATTTGCTTGGAGATTGCCCTCGATCGAAATCGCACATTGAGCGCGATAAGCGGGACTCTCTTGTTGCAACAGCCACAGATATTTTTGTTGAGGAGAAAGCCGAAATCCATTAATTGTTTGCATTGGTTATATTGCTTTATGTTTTAGGATCGCCAGGGACTTTAGTCCAAAGCTTATAGCTCAAGTCCGCTAAAACTCACATCTTGTACCATTGTCAAGAACAGGCAAGATGCCTGTTCCACAATAAAATTCATCTCTTGTGGAACAGGCATCTTGCCTGTTCCTAAACAAGTAATTGAGAATGGTGCAACATCTCAGTTAAAACAGACTATGGGAAAGGCGTTGAAGTGGCTACTACTGGCAATTATAACTTCATACCAGAGTCAGATTTAGCCGACTTTTGCGAGAGATTAGTCAGCTTTTAAACTCTGCTTCACCGATCATTTCGCCCATCGCTACCACAATTTTGCGCGGCCCGACAAATGGATTGCGGCTGTGAGCCACCAACATATTATCTAACATTAATATGTCGCCAGATTGCCAAGGGAAACTAACGGTTGCCTGCTGATAGACGGCCTGAATTTCTGCCATTACCGAGTCTTCAATGGCAGTGCCGTCGCCGTAATAAACATTGCGAGGCAGGTTTGCTTCTCCAAAGACAGATAATAAGGAGTTGCGGACGGCGGTATCTAAGCAGGAAATGTGGTGCAAAGGAAGTTGGTTAAAAAATACCATCTCTCCAGTTTTGGGGTGCTTGGCGATCGCCGGCCTCCGCTTGCAAGTTCTGAGCTTATTTCCGTCTTTCCACTCAAATTCTATGCCCGCTTGACGGCAATATTGTTCCACCTCAGTTTTATGCGCCGTTTTGAAAAATTCTTGCCAGCTTACATCGAGTCCGTCGGTGTAATTGCGGACGTACATCAGTTGCTTTTGGGCGAATTTTTCTCGGAGTTTGGGGTCGAGCAACTGGTAAACTTTTCGGCAATCAACGATCGGGGTTTCGCCGCCTGACTGCGCGGGTTGAACGCAGAAAAACCAGATTTTCATTGGCCAGCGGTGCAGGTGCGAACTTTCGTTGTGAAAGAAGATGGTTTGGTCGGCGGGATAAGGGGTCGAACCGTAAACTTTGCCGCCGATTCCTTCGCGCGGCAAATCTCCGTACTCGCCGAACAGTTGCGGACAAATCCCCAAGGCAAACTGCTCGAAAGTAGAAACTAAGGAATCGGTGAATCCTCGAAACAAAATTGCACCGTGTTGCTGCAATTTTGTCTCGATCGCAGTTCGGTTGTGTTTCGCCCAATCAATCAGATCGACATCGCTGGCAGCGGGTTTAATGACTAGCGGGAATAGTTCCCCAGGCTGGAGAAATTCGGTTTTGATCAACTCGCCGTCTGGCAGAGTGACTACTTTTGGTTTAACGCTCTTAAACTTGCTAAAATTTAGCTTTTCGCGCTTGACTTCTTGCATGGCTTGTTGTTTTTTTTCCGCTTCCGTGAGAATTTCTAAGTTATTTAACCGAGTCTCAGGCTCCGCCACAATGCTGTTGAGTAAGGTTTCAAAACGGCCGGACATTTGCTCGATGGCGGCGGCCTCGAAAAGGTCAGTATTGTATTTCCAAGTGCCTGCAATTCCTTGCTCGGTTTCTCCTACGAAGAGAACTAAATCAAATTTGGCGAGGCCGCTGTCTTGTTCTATGGGTGTCAAAGTTAACCCGCCTAGCTCTAAAGCAGGCATGGGCATATTTTGCATGACGAATAAGACTTGAAAGAGCGGTGTTTGATTCAGGCTGCGATCGGGCCGCAATTCCTCCACCAATTTGTCGAAGGGTAAATCCTGGTGAGCGTAGGCTTTTAAGGTGACTTCGCGCACGCGATCGAGCAATTCAATGAAAGTAGGATTGCCGCCCAGATCGCCGCGCAAAAGCAAGATATTGACAAAGAAACCAATCAGAGCTTCTGTTTCCAATTGGGTGCGGTTGGCGAGGTCGGTGCCGACCACCATGTCATCCTGATTTGTCGATCGATATAGCAGCGTTTCAAGAGCAGCTAGCAACGTCATAAATAGGGTGACATTTTGTTGGCGGCTCAGCTTGTTGAGCGCTGCGGAAAGGTTTGGGGAAAGCTGGAAAGGTTGAAGGGCAGCGCGATAGGTAGAAACAGCCGCGCGCGGTTGTTTGGCAGGCAGTTGCAGCACTGGTAAGCGATCGCCTAAGTGTTGCTTCCAATAGGCAAGTTTTTGTTCTAAAACTTCCCCAGAGAGCCAGTTTCGCTGCCACACGGCATAATCGGCATATTGGATTGAAAGTTCGGGAAGTGGGGAGGGTTTGCCAGTGCAAAAAGCTTCGTAGAGGGTTGCCATTTCCCGCACGATTACCCCCAGAGACCAGCCATCTGCAATGATGTGATGGATGGTTAGCAATAAGATAGATTCTGTGTCGCCTAACTGTAGCAAATTGACGCGCATTAACGGCCAGTTTGCTAAGTCAAAAGGTTGTTGCGCTTCCTCGGCGGCGAGTCGCACAGCTTCTGCTTCTCGCTGAGATTGAGGAAAGTGCTGCAAATCTATCACTGAGAGGGCGAAAGTAGGTTCGGGAATTATCAACTGAATGGGCCGCCCTTCCACCGCGCCAAAAGTTGTCCGCAAGGCTTCGTGGCGATCGATAATTGTTTGGAAACTGCGCTCTAATGCTGTCAGGTCGATCGCACCTTTCAAGCGCACGGCTGCGGGGATATTGTAAGCCGGATCGCCCGGTTGCAACCGATCGAGAAACCACAGCCGCTGTTGGGCGAAAGAAAGGGGCAATTCTGGGCCTCGCGGTGCGCGATCGATGGGGGGTGCTTCCTGTTTTTGCTCGCTGCTGCAGATTTGGGAAATGCAATCGCTCAAACTTGCCACTGTTGGCGATTCAAATAAGACGCGCAGGGGCAATTCAATTTTAAATGCTTCTCGCAGTCGCGCGATCGCCTGAGTAGCTAAGAGCGAATGACCTCCCAATTCAAAGAAGTTATCGTGAATTCCCACTCGCTCTAAACCGAGAACTTCCGCCCAAATTTCTGCTATTAATTGCTCGTCGGGAGTTCGAGAACCGGTAAAATTGCTCTCGAATTCCGCTGTGTTTGTGTCAGGTGCTCTTAGCGATCGCCGATCGATTTTTCCGTTAGGCGTTAAAGGCATTGCTTCCAGCAGCACAAACGCTGAAGGCATCATGTACTGCGGCAGTTTTTGTTTGAGAAAGACGCGCAAGTGATTGATAAATTCTGAATGCGTAGGATCGGTGTCCCCGTGTTCGCCCCGGAGTTCTGAGTTAGCAACGATATAAGCTACTAAACGCTTGTCGCCCGGATTGTCCTCTCGAACCAGTGCGATCGCTTCTCGCACGGCTGGGTATTGGCTGAGTACCGCTTCAATTTCGCCTAATTCGATGCGAAATCCGCGAACTTTCACCTGGTGGTCGCTGCGCCCCATAAATTCAATGTTTCCATCTGGGAGATAGCGAGCCAAGTCCCCGGTTTTATAGAGGCGTTCTGAAAGAATAAACGATGAAGGATGAAGGATGAATGAAGCATGAAGTCCGCCCTCTGCAAAGGGGTTAGGAATAAACTTCTCTGCGGTCAGTTCCGGTCGGTTTAGGTAGCCTCTAGATAAGCCGGCACCGCCGATGTGCAGTTCGCCAAATACGCCAACGGGAACCGGCATTAAATAGCGGTCTAATATGAAAATTTGAGTGTTAGCAATCGGGCGACCGATGGAAACTGATTCATCTTTGCGATCGACCTGATAGAGAGTAGACCAGATAGTGGTTTCTGTAGGGCCGTATAAATTCCACACAGCAGCGCAGCGCAAAAGCAACTGATTGGCGAGGTGTCGGGGTAAAGCTTCTCCCCCGCACAGTATTTTTAATTGATTGTTTCCCTGCCATCCTGCTGCTAAAAGCATTTTCCAACTGGCTGGAGTAGCTTGCATGACTGTCGCGCCAGAATTTGTTAATGTTTCTAAAAGCTTTTCCCCGTTAGATGCCACTTCTCGGCTGGCTACAACAAGGCGAGAACCTGTTGTAATAGGCAGGAACAGTTCCAGCGCTGCAATGTCAAAAGATAAGGATGTTACTGCCAGCCAAACATCTCGGTCTGCGATCGCGAGTTGTTGGCGCATAGAACTCAAGAAGTTAACGGCAGAAGCGTGGGAAATTTGCACTCCTTTGGGTTTACCTGTTGAGCCTGAAGTATAGATGACATAGGCTAAATTGGAGGAATTTTGTAAACCCACGACTGGCTCGCCGCAGCTCGATATGCCTTCCCAATCTGCATCCAAACACACGATATAGGCGCTATTTTTGGGCAGGGTTTCTAATAGTTTTTTCTGAGTTAGTAACACAGAAATTTTCGCGTCTTCCAGCATGAATTCAAGGCGCTCTGGTGGATACGCTGGATCGAGGGGAACATACGCGCCACCGGCTTTGAGAATGCCTAGAAGCCCTACCATCATTTCTAGGGAACGCTCGACATAAATTCCCACCAAAACTTCTGGGTTGACACTGATTTTTTGCAAGTAACTTGCGAGGTTATTTGCTTTTTTGTTCAGTTCCCGGTAAGTCAGATATTCATTTTTAAAGACGACAGCGGTCGCATCCGGCGTCAGTTCTTCCTGCGCTTCAAAGAGTTCATGTATGCACTTATCCTGCGGAAAATTCGATTGAGTATTGTTCCACTCAAACAGCAGTTGCTGCTGTTCAGGTTTCGTCAAGATTGGCAAATTTGAAATGCGCTGTTCGGGATTAGCGGCAACGCTTTCTAGTAAGGTTAGAAAATGTCCGGCTATCCGCCGTGCAGTGCTAGCATCAAACAAATCTTGGCTATACTCAAGCGTTCCATTAATACCCTCTAATCCTTCCTCCAGGTCAAGCGCTAAATCTAATCTCGCCGTTTTCTGTTCTATTTCCAAACTGCTCAACCTCACTCCTGGCAATTTTATCTGCGGCGTCCGAACATTTCGCAGAGAAAACAACACCTGAAATAGCGGATTATGACTTAAATCTCGTTCTGGCTGTAGGATTTCTACCAGTTTCTCGAAGGGCAAATCCTGGTGGTTATAGGCGCCGAGAGCTACTTCTCGCACGCGACCCAGTAACTCTTTAAAAGTCGGGTTGCTCGACAGATTGGTGCGGAAAACTAAGGTGTTAGCAAATAAGCCAATTACTTCCTCGATTTCGCGTCGGTTGCGGTTAGCAATGGGGGAGCCGACTAAAATATCTTCTTGCCCGGTGTAGCGATAGAGCAATGTTTTAAACGCTGCCAGTAGGGTCATAAATAAAG of Oscillatoria nigro-viridis PCC 7112 contains these proteins:
- a CDS encoding non-ribosomal peptide synthetase, with the protein product MSDLIERIATLSPQKRELLLQRLNQKKESVSLERILPQSRESNTFPLSFAQQRLWFFEQLTPGNFTYHILAGVRLTGTLDARSLDRSLNELVKRHEVLRTAFKTINGQPVQAIASNLELKILEINLRSLPETARDREVERLIAAESKLAFDLSQAPLLRAKLLQLSDSNWVLLLSTHHIISDAWSMGIFIQELATFYQAFCTGQPSPLPELSVQYADFASWQRQWLQGEVLETQVAYWKKQLGGNLPVLNLPTDRPRSAVQTFRGAVHKFTIPKAIAEEIAQLSQREKTTLFMTLLAAFKTLLYRYTGQEDILVGSPIANRNRREIEEVIGLFANTLVFRTNLSSNPTFKELLGRVREVALGAYNHQDLPFEKLVEILQPERDLSHNPLFQVLFSLRNVRTPQIKLPGVRLSSLEIEQKTARLDLALDLEEGLEGINGTLEYSQDLFDASTARRIAGHFLTLLESVAANPEQRISNLPILTKPEQQQLLFEWNNTQSNFPQDKCIHELFEAQEELTPDATAVVFKNEYLTYRELNKKANNLASYLQKISVNPEVLVGIYVERSLEMMVGLLGILKAGGAYVPLDPAYPPERLEFMLEDAKISVLLTQKKLLETLPKNSAYIVCLDADWEGISSCGEPVVGLQNSSNLAYVIYTSGSTGKPKGVQISHASAVNFLSSMRQQLAIADRDVWLAVTSLSFDIAALELFLPITTGSRLVVASREVASNGEKLLETLTNSGATVMQATPASWKMLLAAGWQGNNQLKILCGGEALPRHLANQLLLRCAAVWNLYGPTETTIWSTLYQVDRKDESVSIGRPIANTQIFILDRYLMPVPVGVFGELHIGGAGLSRGYLNRPELTAEKFIPNPFAEGGLHASFILHPSSFILSERLYKTGDLARYLPDGNIEFMGRSDHQVKVRGFRIELGEIEAVLSQYPAVREAIALVREDNPGDKRLVAYIVANSELRGEHGDTDPTHSEFINHLRVFLKQKLPQYMMPSAFVLLEAMPLTPNGKIDRRSLRAPDTNTAEFESNFTGSRTPDEQLIAEIWAEVLGLERVGIHDNFFELGGHSLLATQAIARLREAFKIELPLRVLFESPTVASLSDCISQICSSEQKQEAPPIDRAPRGPELPLSFAQQRLWFLDRLQPGDPAYNIPAAVRLKGAIDLTALERSFQTIIDRHEALRTTFGAVEGRPIQLIIPEPTFALSVIDLQHFPQSQREAEAVRLAAEEAQQPFDLANWPLMRVNLLQLGDTESILLLTIHHIIADGWSLGVIVREMATLYEAFCTGKPSPLPELSIQYADYAVWQRNWLSGEVLEQKLAYWKQHLGDRLPVLQLPAKQPRAAVSTYRAALQPFQLSPNLSAALNKLSRQQNVTLFMTLLAALETLLYRSTNQDDMVVGTDLANRTQLETEALIGFFVNILLLRGDLGGNPTFIELLDRVREVTLKAYAHQDLPFDKLVEELRPDRSLNQTPLFQVLFVMQNMPMPALELGGLTLTPIEQDSGLAKFDLVLFVGETEQGIAGTWKYNTDLFEAAAIEQMSGRFETLLNSIVAEPETRLNNLEILTEAEKKQQAMQEVKREKLNFSKFKSVKPKVVTLPDGELIKTEFLQPGELFPLVIKPAASDVDLIDWAKHNRTAIETKLQQHGAILFRGFTDSLVSTFEQFALGICPQLFGEYGDLPREGIGGKVYGSTPYPADQTIFFHNESSHLHRWPMKIWFFCVQPAQSGGETPIVDCRKVYQLLDPKLREKFAQKQLMYVRNYTDGLDVSWQEFFKTAHKTEVEQYCRQAGIEFEWKDGNKLRTCKRRPAIAKHPKTGEMVFFNQLPLHHISCLDTAVRNSLLSVFGEANLPRNVYYGDGTAIEDSVMAEIQAVYQQATVSFPWQSGDILMLDNMLVAHSRNPFVGPRKIVVAMGEMIGEAEFKS